Below is a window of Plasmodium brasilianum strain Bolivian I chromosome 14, whole genome shotgun sequence DNA.
AACGTCCGAGGCGTCAGAAGATGATAAACTGACCcttgtaaataaaaagaaaaaacgaaataacgaaaataatgaagagaGTGATGATGAAGAATTTAGTAACAAGAATTACTCTGATCAGGAAGAAAATGATGATACATACAACAACCCTGAGGAAAGGAAAATGTAtttagcaaaaaaatatctaAAAGATTTGGGAATTGAAAGTACGGATGGAGATGATAGTTCTAATGAATCATCAACACATGATGGAAATGAAGAAGCATCAGAAAGAAGTAAATTAAGTGACAACTTTTCTTCTGATGAAAATGAAgacaataaagaaaaaataaataaaatgttaatggaaaaagaaaaatcaaaaaatagtaaaattcttttaaatttagaaaacaaaataaaaatatttcgtgatgaaaaattattatcaaatataatgaataataataataaaaggggGCATAAAAATCTAGAACATATGAACAGTTcaggtaaaaatattaaaatggaTGAAAATGTCTTATTTTTTGGTGGTCATAAGAAAAGTGTTACCTGTGTTGCGTGCCCGGATTTCAACTTGTCCTTTTTCGACCACTACGACTATAAGCTGGACCatgagaaatataaatacgaTAATAAGCATAACGGCAAATACGATGAGAACAGTGTACCTTCTGGATGGAATAGagattatttttacaaaaatagtaGCTCTCGTTACGAGAGCATTGACGATTTTGATGATAATGATCATTATCTTCATGGTGATAGGCATCCTGATTGTGTTCATCGTAATTCAAATGGTTATGGTGAAAGTATTTTGGAaccaaaaaattttgaaaacaCCTCAATTAATACAGTATACACGGGTGGAAAAGATGCATGTATTATTGAGTGGGATTTAACTAGAGGAGAAAaggttcatatatataagggaGATTTAAGCTCATTTAAAGATTTTGGAAATAAAAGTGGTATAAATCATTTTAAAAGTGTAATGGACATATGTTGTAACAagtttaattctttttttatatccgTTGGATgtgataatttaattaacatATGGGATAATAGAGTAAATAAGAGTTGTACGAATTCAGTTATAGgacataaacatattattagTGCAGTTATTGGATGTAATGATAATACTGATGAATTAAATATggaacataatttttttacttcctcatatgataaaacaataaaattatgggATTTGcgattttttaataaatgtataaatacatacttAGGACATACAAATACCATTTTATCTATGAATTcattaaatcaaaataaattaataactaGCTCCAGTGATTATACTGTACGTGTGTggaatacaaaaaatgataatcatatattatttaatataaattatgaaattatcGAATCTTGTTGcacattaaataataaaatatttattgcaGGAACATTTACTggtcatttttatatttttacttcctcttataaaaaacatatatgcatacataaaaatgcaCACAGTTCATATTCTATAACAGCACTTACAAGTATTCCATATAccaacatttttatttctggATCGTATGATGGTTATGTTCATTTTTggcaatataaaaatattaacaaaacgTCAGGAAGTGTTCATAAAATTCTGACTGTTCAGGTAAATGgtacaataaataaattttctttttcacacaattataaatacttatttGTGGCAGTTGGAGATGAGATGAAACATGGCAGGTGGACGAGgacaaaaagtaaaaatggaCTTGCTGTTATACCGATTCAGTTTATGTCCTAATGTGTACCAAATTTGGTATTAATAAGTCATAAAAAATTGGCTAATTTTTTGCCTATACTTTGGTTCagttttttcttaaattatttaccAAGGTTTTGTCCTAATTTTTGTcgtaattttgtttttattttgaaatatatatgcatgtatgattatgtatatgtgtttatatatatgtgtttatatatatgtgtttatatatatgtgtttatatatatgtgtttatatatatgtgtgtgtttaTATGGCTAGTATGTGCTACACTGGTTTGTAAAgatatacatgtgtacatgtacatttttaatatttccccattccatttaaaaaaaaaaaaaaaaaaaaaaaaaaaaaaaaaaaaaatgtatttgttTCAATTACAGTGGTAtcaaattttacaaataatatttttaaatatataataatttgttttccatttttatttaaaattttacgaagcgtaaaaaaattgcaaagtTTTACCTTTCatatctatttttaatttattatatggttattcattatttcttttgtttcaTGTTTTGTCTCGTCCATCATTTTTCTTTcgcattttatattaatataatttttcttttttctttttttttttttttttttttttttgtttttttcttttttttttaaaaaaaaaacctattttgaatataaacttaacaatttcattttaattatgatAAACTGACCTTATGTGTTCATATGTCAGTTCAAAAGTAAATATGTAGAGTGCGCTACTGatgtaaatacatttttaagttCGAACAACTTTATGAGATACTTTATTGTTAGTATAGCACACCGATTGAAAGATAttactaataaataaaagtgaaagaggtgaaaaagttaaaaaaaaaaaaaaaaaaaaattaaaataaaacgatAACTTAAAATACTAGGACGCGTCTTCATATGTATGCACTCTTACGGAACAAagtttttttgaataatttaagAACTGtttaatcaaaaaataaaatgtctATTTAAAGGAGCATCATCCGCAAATTTGCTCTTGTGTTGTATTgagaatttattattttttattttttttttttttttatttatttctaaaaagaagaacaacttatgtatattttttgcgtttattttttgtgcttataattttcatttaatttagaTATTAGTCTATTGAGCTGGAAGAGAAGAggctcatttttttttccttttttgaaaaataattttacagtTCCAgctaaaaaagtaaaaagggCTTAATAGTGAAAAAGTGTAACTtgttattgtaaaaaaataaaaatttcataaataaattgttaTAAATCAATGGGAagtttttctcattttcctcatttatcttattttccttattattttatttcgtccttcttcttcttcttcttattattattattatcattgttattattattattgttattatcattattgttattatcattattgttattattattattgttattatcattattgttattatcattattgttattattattattgttattatcattattgttattatcattattgttattatcattattgttattatcattattgttattatcattattgttattatcattattgttaataCCACTGCGTGAAACAAGTGGAAGTGACAATAATTTTGCGGAAATGTAAGTAGGGATAatggaaaaaggaaaaaatctGTGATGTGTCTAAatcaaaaatatgttaactattttttccttacaaCATTTTCGTGTTTCGTGTATATCTGATATATACTTTCACATAGTAAAGCGGCTTAagtattcaatttttttccttttatattagaagttgttatatataaatacgtaaCGTAAGATTCTATACATATACGAAGTATACAATACATACGAATGTATGTGGTTGTTCTTGTCGATCAAGATTATTATAGGCATTTCATCACCTGGCatacaaaataattcaaGTTAGGAACAAccaaatttttatgtagCAAAAAACGAATGGAGAGGAGGTAATTAGACAAGGGAACTTTATCAAATGACACTATAATATGGACGACCATCCaattatctttttaattttcttattctCAAGTTTAGTTTTCTctgttataattttctatttttgcTTAAGGGATGATTACCAAAAAATAAGGtgtgtaataaaaatacctcgaaaataaacttaattgagagaaaaaataagtatatattttattatattaaagtTAAGCATTCTGAATTTATTACattcttacttttttttttttttttttttttttttgtattaaaaaaaaagagagatattcatttttataaaaataaactatgCTTACGTTGAAAACTTAGTTTTCTTTATAACCTGCATAGATagacatttatttatttttttagttgtTCAAAAAAGtgctttttttgtttttgtttattttgcatTGAATTGCATGGTAAACATGAAAGTGGAAAATGTACATGATCGTACGCATACATAAGCACATACTCATACG
It encodes the following:
- a CDS encoding U3 small nucleolar RNA-interacting protein 2, giving the protein MQRLAKMKFNKKKKFFRNVKNTDSNRRKNADNSEVESDEILTSEASEDDKLTLVNKKKKRNNENNEESDDEEFSNKNYSDQEENDDTYNNPEERKMYLAKKYLKDLGIESTDGDDSSNESSTHDGNEEASERSKLSDNFSSDENEDNKEKINKMLMEKEKSKNSKILLNLENKIKIFRDEKLLSNIMNNNNKRGHKNLEHMNSSGKNIKMDENVLFFGGHKKSVTCVACPDFNLSFFDHYDYKLDHEKYKYDNKHNGKYDENSVPSGWNRDYFYKNSSSRYESIDDFDDNDHYLHGDRHPDCVHRNSNGYGESILEPKNFENTSINTVYTGGKDACIIEWDLTRGEKVHIYKGDLSSFKDFGNKSGINHFKSVMDICCNKFNSFFISVGCDNLINIWDNRVNKSCTNSVIGHKHIISAVIGCNDNTDELNMEHNFFTSSYDKTIKLWDLRFFNKCINTYLGHTNTILSMNSLNQNKLITSSSDYTVRVWNTKNDNHILFNINYEIIESCCTLNNKIFIAGTFTGHFYIFTSSYKKHICIHKNAHSSYSITALTSIPYTNIFISGSYDGYVHFWQYKNINKTSGSVHKILTVQVNGTINKFSFSHNYKYLFVAVGDEMKHGRWTRTKSKNGLAVIPIQFMS